The following are from one region of the Dreissena polymorpha isolate Duluth1 chromosome 2, UMN_Dpol_1.0, whole genome shotgun sequence genome:
- the LOC127869643 gene encoding uncharacterized protein LOC127869643: MAENSAEPTNRDIMILLQNVSGRLEVMEKKMGAIESIEKRMGALEKDINKLRCRTLKLWVAIDERVQKVDQRVTRLEDKVDGADIHAAQLSERMQELEKERDTLRDNVSYLQSQTMRNNLIFTGVVEDNTTGNEQPEITERKLRQHLQDAFKIARDVVDSIKFERVHRSPGSPTPGKVRNIVAKFTFFKERELVRKLWKQLDGSVYRVFEQFPQEVIEKRRKLVPQMKEARRLGKRAYLAYDTLYINGTAVRA; encoded by the exons ATGGCTGAAAACAGTGCCGAGCCAACAAACAGGGATATAATGATCCTTTTACAAAACGTAAGTGGGCGCCTCGAAGTTATGGAGAAGAAGATGGGTGCGATAGAATCCATAGAAAAGAGAATGGGTGCACTTGAAAAGGACATCAATAAgctcagg tgtcgaaccctgaagCTATGGGTGGCTATTGACGAAAGGGTCCAAAAAGTAGACCAACGCGTGACGCGCCTTGAGGACAAGGTTGACGGTGCGGACATACATGCGGCGCAGCTTTCCGAACGGATGCAGGAGTTGGAAAAGGAAAGAGATACCTTGCGTGATAACGTTTCCTATCTTCAATCGCAGACCATGCGTAACAACTTAATTTTCACCGGGGTAGTAGAGGACAACACGACCGGAAACGAGCAGCCGGAAATTACTGAACGGAAACTCCGCCAGCACCTTCAAGACGCTTTTAAGATTGCCCGTGACGTTGTGGACTCAATTAAATTTGAGAGGGTGCATCGCTCTCCTGGATCCCCTACACCTGGGAAAGTGCGTAACATTGTCGCAAAGTTTACTTTTTTCAAGGAAAGAGAACTGGTGCGAAAACTTTGGAAACAACTAGACGGATCAGTGTACCGTGTGTTTGAACAGTTTCCTCAAGAGGTAATAGAAAAGAGACGAAAGTTAGTGCCGCAAATGAAAGAAGCCAGGCGGTTAGGAAAACGCGCCTATCTGGCATATGACACTCTTTACATAAATGGAACCGCGGTAAGAGCATAG